One segment of Takifugu rubripes chromosome 5, fTakRub1.2, whole genome shotgun sequence DNA contains the following:
- the tnnt1 gene encoding troponin T, slow skeletal muscle isoform X4, whose translation MSDIEEEYDEQAEEEEQEEEEAEQEVEEEYGGEERPKPKPMVPQLAPPKIPEGERVDFDDIHRKRMEKDLLELQTLIDVHFDQRKKDEEELISLKERIERRRAERAEIQRVRTEKEKDRQNRIAEERQRKEEEEAKKKADDEAKKKKVLSGMGANFGGFLAKAETRKGKRFTGREIKKKTLAERRQPLATDNLREDGLRQRAQDMWNRIYELESEKFDFMEHMKHQKYEITVLLNRIQHAQKFKKGHGKGKVGGRWK comes from the exons ATGTCAGACATAGAAGAGGAATACGA CGAGCAGGCCGAGG aggaggagcaggaggaagaggaggctgagcaggaagtggaggaggagtaTGGTGGAG AAGAGCGGCCCAAACCCAA ACCCATGGTGCCTCAACTTGCCCCACCAAAGATCCCTGAGGGGGAGAGGGTGGATTTTGAC GACATTCACAGGAAACGTATGGAAAAAGACTTACTAGAGCTTCAAACACTGATAGATGTCCACTTTGATCAGCGGAAGAAAGACGAGGAGGAACTCATCAGCCTTAAGGAACGAATT GAGCGTCGACGCGCAGAGAGAGCCGAGATCCAGAGGGTCCgaacagaaaaggagaaggacagACAAAACAGGATCGCG GAGGAACGtcagagaaaagaagaagaagaagccaagAAAAAGGCTGACGATGaggccaagaagaagaaagttctCTCTGGCATGGGCGCGAACTTTGGAGGCTTCCTGGCCAAG GCTGAGACAAGGAAGGGTAAACGATTTACAGGCAGAGAGATCAAGAAGAAGACTCTGGCAGAGAGACGCCAGCCGCTCGCCACTGACAACTTAAGGGAGGATGGACTCAG ACAACGGGCTCAGGATATGTGGAACAGGATCTACgagctggagtcagagaaaTTCGATTTCATGGAGCACATGAAACACCAGAAATATGAG ATCACCGTACTGTTGAACAGAATCCAACATGCTCAGAAATT TAAAAAGGGCCATGGCAAAGGGAAGGTGGGCGGTCGCTGGAAGTAA
- the LOC101063792 gene encoding bcl-2-like protein 1 — MSNRELVENYLIYKLSQKNYPGTLLRPKDALSGLLVDRESSGTSPSTGTGREDVNAALWSMANKFEQDFIQLAGDLSSYGAMTRNQASFNKVMDNMFSDEINWGTVVGLFVVGGAICGQSVEGDASEPVCHIADWMAAYLDKRINPWIESQGGWDCFAAIYGEEACTNRAQEERRKWILGGLVVLAGV, encoded by the exons ATGTCTAATAGAGAGCTGGTAGAGAACTATTTAATCTACAAACTCTCTCAGAAGAACTACCCAGGCACTCTGCTCAGACCAAAGGATGCCTTAAGCGGTTTGCTGGTTGATAGAGAGAGCAGTGGAACGTCTCCATCCACAGGTACTGGCAGAGAGGATGTGAACGCAGCTCTTTGGAGCATGGCAAATAAGTTCGAGCAGGACTTTATTCAGCTAGCAGGTGACCTCTCCTCATACGGCGCCATGACTCGTAACCAGGCAAGCTTTAACAAGGTGATGGACAACATGTTCAGTGATGAAATCAACTGGGGAACAGTTGTGGGTCTTTTTGTCGTGGGCGGCGCCATTTGTGGGCAATCTGTCGAGGGTGACGCAAGTGAACCGGTTTGCCACATTGCAGACTGGATGGCGGCTTACTTGGACAAACGGATTAACCCATGGATTGAGAGTCAAGGAGGATGG GATTGCTTTGCTGCCATTTATGGGGAAGAAGCCTGCACAAACAGAGCTCAGGAAGAAAGGCGTAAATGGATACTGGGCGGACTGGTGGTGCTGGCTGGTGTTTAG
- the tnnt1 gene encoding troponin T, slow skeletal muscle isoform X1, translating to MSDIEEEYDEQAEEEEQEEEEAEQEVEEEYGGDNEAMGEEEERPKPKPMVPQLAPPKIPEGERVDFDDIHRKRMEKDLLELQTLIDVHFDQRKKDEEELISLKERIERRRAERAEIQRVRTEKEKDRQNRIAEERQRKEEEEAKKKADDEAKKKKVLSGMGANFGGFLAKAETRKGKRFTGREIKKKTLAERRQPLATDNLREDGLRQRAQDMWNRIYELESEKFDFMEHMKHQKYEITVLLNRIQHAQKFKKGHGKGKVGGRWK from the exons ATGTCAGACATAGAAGAGGAATACGA CGAGCAGGCCGAGG aggaggagcaggaggaagaggaggctgagcaggaagtggaggaggagtaTGGTGGAG ATAATGAAGCCATGGGAGAAG AAGAAGAGCGGCCCAAACCCAA ACCCATGGTGCCTCAACTTGCCCCACCAAAGATCCCTGAGGGGGAGAGGGTGGATTTTGAC GACATTCACAGGAAACGTATGGAAAAAGACTTACTAGAGCTTCAAACACTGATAGATGTCCACTTTGATCAGCGGAAGAAAGACGAGGAGGAACTCATCAGCCTTAAGGAACGAATT GAGCGTCGACGCGCAGAGAGAGCCGAGATCCAGAGGGTCCgaacagaaaaggagaaggacagACAAAACAGGATCGCG GAGGAACGtcagagaaaagaagaagaagaagccaagAAAAAGGCTGACGATGaggccaagaagaagaaagttctCTCTGGCATGGGCGCGAACTTTGGAGGCTTCCTGGCCAAG GCTGAGACAAGGAAGGGTAAACGATTTACAGGCAGAGAGATCAAGAAGAAGACTCTGGCAGAGAGACGCCAGCCGCTCGCCACTGACAACTTAAGGGAGGATGGACTCAG ACAACGGGCTCAGGATATGTGGAACAGGATCTACgagctggagtcagagaaaTTCGATTTCATGGAGCACATGAAACACCAGAAATATGAG ATCACCGTACTGTTGAACAGAATCCAACATGCTCAGAAATT TAAAAAGGGCCATGGCAAAGGGAAGGTGGGCGGTCGCTGGAAGTAA
- the syt5a gene encoding synaptotagmin Va: MRLVSAAGARLRRAAEEEKEKEREPPPPQPPSHHSNHQFTSMKNKFFNELTHLPNHKLNLPMWAIGAIVVVVLALVCCMAFCIYKKCFNKGKKPKKVRERKGGRGRRKKDKDGEEGGEGEKKEGEEGKEEEEKEFFGKLEYTLDYNFTDNQLIVGILQAQDLAAMDMGGTSDPYVKVYMLPDKKKKFETKVQRKNLCPVFNETFTFKIPYSDLGGQTLVLQVFDFDRFGKHDLIGEIKIPMNTIDLGQPIHEWKDLAGGEKEEQEKLGDICISLRYVPTAGKLTVNIMEAKNLKKMDVGGLSDPFVKVVLQHNGKRLKKKKTSVKQNTLNPYFNESFSFEIPFSQIQKVQVLITVYDYDKLGSNDPIGKCWIGYGASGVGLRHWSDMLANPRRPVAQWHTLQPEEEVDAALKAPIR, encoded by the exons ATGCGACTGGTCAGCGCAGCAGGGGCGCGGCTCCGCAGGGCggccgaggaggagaaggagaaagagagggagccCCCGCCTCCGCAGCCCCCCTCGCACCACTCCAACCATCAATTcaccagcatgaaaaacaagtTCTTCAATGAGCTCACGCATCTGCCAA ACCATAAACTCAACT TGCCAATGTGGGCTATAGGAGCCATTGTGGTTGTGGTCCTGGCCCTTGTGTGCTGTATGGCATTTTGTATCTACAAGAAATGCTTCAACAAGGGCAAGAAGCCCAAGAAAGTAcgtgagaggaaaggaggacGGGGCCGAAGGAAGAAGGACaaggatggagaagaaggaggggaaggagagaagaag GAGGGAgaagaaggaaaggaagaagaagaaaaggagttCTTTGGTAAACTGGAATACACGCTGGACTATAACTTTACTGACAACCAG CTGATAGTTGGGATCCTCCAGGCTCAGGACCTTGCAGCCATGGACATGGGGGGCACCTCAGACCCCTATGTCAAAGTTTACATGTTAcctgacaagaagaagaagtttgaaaccaaagtccagcGCAAGAATCTCTGCCCTGTCTTCAACGAGACCTTCACATTTAAG ATCCCATATAGCGACCTAGGAGGTCAAACCCTGGTGTTGCAGGTGTTCGATTTTGACCGTTTTGGCAAACATGACCTTATTGGGGAGATCAAAATCCCCATGAACACTATCGATCTTGGACAACCGATACATGAATGGAAGGAtcttgctggaggagagaaagaagag CAAGAGAAGTTGGGGGATATCTGTATTTCCCTTCGTTACGTCCCCACGGCTGGTAAACTCACAGTTAATATCATGGAAGCCAAGAATCTGAAGAAAATGGATGTAGGAGGACTATCAG ATCCTTTTGTCAAAGTGGTGCTGCAGCACAATGgaaagaggctgaagaagaagaagacttcAGTCAAACAAAACACTTTGAATCCTTACTTCAATGAGAGTTTCAGTTTTGAGATTCCCTTCTCCCAGATCCAG AAAGTTCAGGTGCTAATTACAGTGTATGACTACGACAAGTTGGGAAGCAATGACCCTATCGGCAAGTGCTGGATTGGGTATGGTGCCAGCGGTGTTGGGCTACGCCACTGGTCGGACATGTTGGCCAATCCCAGGCGTCCAGTTGCCCAGTGGCACACGttgcagccagaggaggaggtagaCGCTGCCCTGAAGGCTCCTATACGTTAA
- the tnnt1 gene encoding troponin T, slow skeletal muscle isoform X3 has translation MSDIEEEYDEQAEEEEQEEEEAEQEVEEEYGGEEERPKPKPMVPQLAPPKIPEGERVDFDDIHRKRMEKDLLELQTLIDVHFDQRKKDEEELISLKERIERRRAERAEIQRVRTEKEKDRQNRIAEERQRKEEEEAKKKADDEAKKKKVLSGMGANFGGFLAKAETRKGKRFTGREIKKKTLAERRQPLATDNLREDGLRQRAQDMWNRIYELESEKFDFMEHMKHQKYEITVLLNRIQHAQKFKKGHGKGKVGGRWK, from the exons ATGTCAGACATAGAAGAGGAATACGA CGAGCAGGCCGAGG aggaggagcaggaggaagaggaggctgagcaggaagtggaggaggagtaTGGTGGAG AAGAAGAGCGGCCCAAACCCAA ACCCATGGTGCCTCAACTTGCCCCACCAAAGATCCCTGAGGGGGAGAGGGTGGATTTTGAC GACATTCACAGGAAACGTATGGAAAAAGACTTACTAGAGCTTCAAACACTGATAGATGTCCACTTTGATCAGCGGAAGAAAGACGAGGAGGAACTCATCAGCCTTAAGGAACGAATT GAGCGTCGACGCGCAGAGAGAGCCGAGATCCAGAGGGTCCgaacagaaaaggagaaggacagACAAAACAGGATCGCG GAGGAACGtcagagaaaagaagaagaagaagccaagAAAAAGGCTGACGATGaggccaagaagaagaaagttctCTCTGGCATGGGCGCGAACTTTGGAGGCTTCCTGGCCAAG GCTGAGACAAGGAAGGGTAAACGATTTACAGGCAGAGAGATCAAGAAGAAGACTCTGGCAGAGAGACGCCAGCCGCTCGCCACTGACAACTTAAGGGAGGATGGACTCAG ACAACGGGCTCAGGATATGTGGAACAGGATCTACgagctggagtcagagaaaTTCGATTTCATGGAGCACATGAAACACCAGAAATATGAG ATCACCGTACTGTTGAACAGAATCCAACATGCTCAGAAATT TAAAAAGGGCCATGGCAAAGGGAAGGTGGGCGGTCGCTGGAAGTAA
- the LOC101064016 gene encoding bcl-2-like protein 1 yields MSNRELVENYLIYKLSQKNYPGTLLRPKDASSGLLVDRESSGTSPSAGTGREAVIAALRSMANKFEQDFIQLAGDLSSYGAVTRNQASFNKLMDNMFSDEINWGTIVGLFVVGGAICVQSVEGSASQPVCHIADWMTVYLDKRINPWIENQGGWDCFAAIYGEEACTNRAQEERHKWILGELVVLAGVLIIFTKNYGTLRNAFSHFMSYWS; encoded by the exons ATGTCTAATAGAGAGCTGGTAGAGAACTACTTAATCTACAAACTCTCTCAGAAGAACTACCCAGGCACTCTGCTCAGACCAAAGGATGCTTCAAGCGGTTTGCTGGTTGATAGAGAGAGCAGTGGAACGTCTCCATCCGCAGGTACTGGTAGAGAGGCTGTGATCGCAGCTCTTCGGAGCATGGCAAATAAGTTCGAGCAGGACTTTATTCAGCTAGCAGGTGACCTCTCCTCATACGGCGCCGTGACTCGTAACCAGGCAAGCTTTAACAAGTTGATGGACAACATGTTCAGTGATGAAATCAACTGGGGAACAATTGTGGGTCTTTTTGTCGTGGGCGGCGCCATTTGTGTGCAATCTGTCGAGGGTAGCGCAAGTCAACCGGTTTGCCACATTGCAGACTGGATGACAGTTTACCTGGACAAACGGATTAACCCATGGATTGAGAATCAAGGAGGATGG GATTGCTTTGCTGCCATTTATGGGGAAGAAGCCTGCACAAACAGAGCTCAGGAAGAAAGGCATAAATGGATACTGGGCGAACTGGTGGTGCTGGCTGgtgttttgatcatttttacaaaaaattaTGGTACATTGCGTAATGCATTTTCTCACTTCATGTCTTATTGGTCGTAG
- the tnnt1 gene encoding troponin T, slow skeletal muscle isoform X2, which yields MSDIEEEYDEQAEEEEQEEEEAEQEVEEEYGGDNEAMGEEERPKPKPMVPQLAPPKIPEGERVDFDDIHRKRMEKDLLELQTLIDVHFDQRKKDEEELISLKERIERRRAERAEIQRVRTEKEKDRQNRIAEERQRKEEEEAKKKADDEAKKKKVLSGMGANFGGFLAKAETRKGKRFTGREIKKKTLAERRQPLATDNLREDGLRQRAQDMWNRIYELESEKFDFMEHMKHQKYEITVLLNRIQHAQKFKKGHGKGKVGGRWK from the exons ATGTCAGACATAGAAGAGGAATACGA CGAGCAGGCCGAGG aggaggagcaggaggaagaggaggctgagcaggaagtggaggaggagtaTGGTGGAG ATAATGAAGCCATGGGAGAAG AAGAGCGGCCCAAACCCAA ACCCATGGTGCCTCAACTTGCCCCACCAAAGATCCCTGAGGGGGAGAGGGTGGATTTTGAC GACATTCACAGGAAACGTATGGAAAAAGACTTACTAGAGCTTCAAACACTGATAGATGTCCACTTTGATCAGCGGAAGAAAGACGAGGAGGAACTCATCAGCCTTAAGGAACGAATT GAGCGTCGACGCGCAGAGAGAGCCGAGATCCAGAGGGTCCgaacagaaaaggagaaggacagACAAAACAGGATCGCG GAGGAACGtcagagaaaagaagaagaagaagccaagAAAAAGGCTGACGATGaggccaagaagaagaaagttctCTCTGGCATGGGCGCGAACTTTGGAGGCTTCCTGGCCAAG GCTGAGACAAGGAAGGGTAAACGATTTACAGGCAGAGAGATCAAGAAGAAGACTCTGGCAGAGAGACGCCAGCCGCTCGCCACTGACAACTTAAGGGAGGATGGACTCAG ACAACGGGCTCAGGATATGTGGAACAGGATCTACgagctggagtcagagaaaTTCGATTTCATGGAGCACATGAAACACCAGAAATATGAG ATCACCGTACTGTTGAACAGAATCCAACATGCTCAGAAATT TAAAAAGGGCCATGGCAAAGGGAAGGTGGGCGGTCGCTGGAAGTAA
- the fthl27 gene encoding LOW QUALITY PROTEIN: ferritin, middle subunit (The sequence of the model RefSeq protein was modified relative to this genomic sequence to represent the inferred CDS: inserted 1 base in 1 codon), translating into MESQVRQNYHRDCEAAINKMINMELYASYTYTSMAFFFSRDDVALPGFAHFFKENSDEEREHAEKLLSFQNKRGGRIFLQDIKKPERDEWGSGLEAMQCALQLEKKVNQALLDLHKLASDHVDPHLCDFLESHYLNEQVEAIKKLGDYITNLSRMDAQNNKMAEYLFDKHTLGXQELNAPKSQQ; encoded by the exons ATGGAGTCTCAGGTGCGTCAGAACTACCACCGCGACTGCGAGGCAGCCATCAACAAAATGATCAACATGGAGCTGTACGCCTCTTACACCTATACTTCCAtg GCCTTCTTTTTCTCCCGTGATGATGTGGCCCTTCCAGGCTTTGCCCATTTCTTcaaggagaacagtgatgaggAGCGGGAGCATGCTGAAAAGTTGCTCTCCTTCCAGAACAAGAGGGGTGGACGCATCTTCCTTCAGGACATCAAG AAACCTGAGCGTGATGAGTGGGGCAGTGGGCTGGAGGCCATGCAGTGTGCactgcagctggagaagaagGTGAACCAAGCTCTGTTGGACCTCCACAAGCTCGCCTCCGACCATGTCGATCCTCAT ctgtgtgattTCCTGGAGAGCCACTACCTGAATGAGCAGGTGGAGGCCATCAAGAAGCTGGGTGACTACATCACCAACCTCTCCCGCATGGATGCTCAGAACAACAAGATGGCCGAGTACCTGTTTGACAAGCACACCCTTG AGCAAGAGCTAAATGCTCCAAAGTCACAGCAGTGA